The following proteins are encoded in a genomic region of Pyricularia oryzae 70-15 chromosome 6, whole genome shotgun sequence:
- a CDS encoding N-acetyltransferase ats1 produces MATIKHASREDIPAILGMIRELADYEHELHSVETTEAKLLETVALAPSDPSAPLSLPDGLPNTEPTSPAKPARCLVLSDPDGTTCGMALYFYNYSTWRARPGIYLEDLYVRPAYRKKGYGLQLLATLAREVREMQGTRLEWACLKWNEPSIKFYESIGARQQSEWVGFRVDGDNLAKLADMSKQ; encoded by the exons ATGGCCACCATCAAACATGCTAGCCGGGAAG ACATCCCAGCAATTCTCGGCATGATCCGCGAACTGGCCGACTATGAACATGAGCTTCATTCCGTCGAGACAACCGAAGCCAAGCTGCTCGAGACTGTCGCCCTTGCGCCATCAGACCCATCAGCACCCCTCAGCCTCCCAGATGGCCTGCCAAACACCGAGCCTACTTCACCCGCCAAGCCTGCTCGCTGCCTTGTCCTTTCCGATCCGGACGGTACCACCTGTGGCATGGCATTGTACTTCTACAACTATAGCACATGGCGCGCCAGGCCAGGTATCTACCTGGAGGACTTGTACGTGCGCCCTGCGTACCGCAAGAAGGGGTACGGTCTGCAGCTACTAGCGACACTGGCAAGAGAGGTAAGAGAAATGCAGGGCACTAGGCTCGAATGGGCCTGCTTGAAGTGGAATGAACCCAGCATCAAGTTCTACGAGAGTATCGGGGCTAGACAGCAGAGTGAGTGGGTTGGCTTTAGAGTCGATGGGGACAACCTGGCGAAGCTGGCGGACATGTCCAAGCAATAA
- a CDS encoding flagellar associated protein, protein MSATSTKTKTKLTLEKDSDFETYSSGRDTSSPPDLRILHYNDVYHLDPSSAEPVGGAARFLTLVKEYQSGQEFQGQPELLTFFSGDVFNPSLESSITKGSHMVPILNSIGTACTCVGNHDLDFGVNQFEYLARKCNFPWLLANVLDPALGEDVPIGHAKKTHIMTASNGIKVGLIGLAEREWLETVNALPPDIIYKSATQTAKELVPKLRQEGAEIVIALTHQREPNDNKLAENMGSEIDIILGGHDHFYNHSLINGCHVLRSGSDFKQLSYITARRSTSAKSKWDFEIRRRDVISAVPQDGETAQLIDQLTSKLKQSLEKPVGWTATPLDARFTVVRTQESNLGNFICDIMRHHYQADCAMMAAGTIRGDMVYPPGPIRIKDITDCFPFEDPVVVIKVTGKDIWDALESGVLLYPAQEGRFPQVSNIKFTFDPSKDPGSRIVTASIGSDDPIKMDKIYVLCTRGYMARGKDGYKSLLIKEEGGTAEEIVSEENGILISMMLRQYFMSLKVLDRWKNWNPSLDRHWDQVKTNVTQYHPVLPPSPQETTKGDEAFRIPTLPAPKTSKDQIAAGWQAWTAKRLRQRKNSVSPFDEHVIDNAVPTPDQEELEKLDDELRVMRRYFGRWCRKAGVQPRAEGDVNGDDLMVKWTQAIAPRLEGRITIVGKA, encoded by the exons ATGTCCGCAACTTCGACAAAGACCAAGACCAAGCTAACCTTGGAGAAGGATTCTGATTTCGAGACTTATTCATCCGGACGCGATACATCTTCGCCGCCGGATCTTCGCATCCTGCACTACAATGATGTCTACCATTTAGACCCATCATCCGCCGAACCCGTTGGCGGTGCGGCTCGTTTCCTCACTCTTGTCAAAGAATACCAATCTGGTCAAGAGTTCCAGGGACAGCCGGAGCTGCTGACTTTCTTCTCTGGTGATGTCTTCAACCCGAGTCTGGAGAGCTCCATAACCAAGGGTAGCCACATGGTACCCATCCTAAACTCGATAGGGACGGCCTGCACTTGTGTCGGG AACCATGATCTTGACTTCGGAGTAAATCAGTTTGAATACCTTGCTCGGAAATGTAACTTCCCCTGGCTCCTCGCCAACGTCCTCGACCCGGCATTGGGTGAAGATGTTCCCATCGGCCACGCCAAAAAGACACATATTATGACGGCATCCAATGGTATAAAGGTTGGGTTGATTGGCCTTGCCGAGCGCGAGTGGCTCGAGACCGTCAACGCGCTGCCCCCAGACATCATCTACAAATCAGCTACACAGACGGCCAAGGAACTCGTGCCAAAGCTGCGTCAGGAAGGGGCAGAGATTGTAATTGCATTGACGCACCAGCGCGAACCGAATGACAACAAGCTGGCAGAAAACATGGGGAGCGAGATTGACATCATACTCGGCGGCCACGATCACTTCTACAACCACAGCCTCATCAACGGCTGCCATGTGCTCAGGTCTGGTAGTGACTTCAAGCAGCTTTCCTACATCACTGCCCGCCGCTCCACGTCTGCAAAGTCCAAATGGGATTTTGAAATCCGCCGCCGGGACGTCATATCGGCAGTGCCTCAAGATGGTGAAACAGCGCAGCTGATCGACCAATTGACGTCCAAGCTCAAGCAGAGTCTGGAGAAGCCAGTCGGCTGGACAGCCACACCGTTGGACGCGCGCTTCACCGTCGTCAGGACGCAAGAGAGCAACCTTGGGAACTTCATCTGCGACATAATGCGGCATCACTACCAGGCTGACTGCGCGATGATGGCGGCTGGAACAATCCGTGGTGACATGGTCTACCCGCCGGGCCCGATCCGAATCAAGGACATCACCGATTGCTTCCCCTTTGAGGACCCGGTTGTGGTCATCAAGGTTACTGGAAAGGATATATGGGATGCTTTAGAGAGTGGTGTCTTGCTGTACCCGGCGCAAGAGG GTCGCTTCCCTCAGGTCTCCAACATCAAGTTCACCTTCGACCCTTCGAAAGATCCCGGATCTCGAATAGTAACAGCGAGCATCGGTAGCGACGACCCGATTAAGATGGACAAGATCTATGTCCTGTGCACCAGGGGATATATGGCACGGGGCAAAG ACGGCTACAAGAGCCTTCTCATCAAGGAAGAAGGTGGAACGGCCGAAGAGATAGTATCCGAGGAAAACGGAATCCTCATATCCATGATGCTCCGGCAGTACTTCATGTCGCTCAAGGTTCTTGATCGCTGGAAAAACTGGAACCCGTCGCTCGACCGGCACTGGGATCAAGTCAAGACCAACGTGACGCAGTATCACCCGGTGCTTCCACCATCGCCTCAAGAAACGACCAAGGGCGACGAGGCATTCCGCATTCCGACGCTGCCCGCCCCCAAGACGAGCAAGGACCAGATAGCGGCGGGTTGGCAGGCGTGGACAGCTAAAAGGTTGCGCCAACGCAAGAACTCTGTGTCGCCATTCGATGAACATGTGATTGACAACGCCGTGCCGACGCCGGATCAGGAGGAGCTAGAGAAGCTGGATGATGAGCTCCGCGTCATGAGAAGATATTTTGGGCGCTGGTGCCGCAAGGCCGGGGTTCAACCAAGAGCAGAAGGCGATGTCAACGGGGACGATCTGATGGTCAAGTGGACTCAGGCCATTGCACCAAGGCTAGAGGGGAGGATCACTATTGTTGGAAAGGCCTGA